A stretch of DNA from Pontiella agarivorans:
TTGGTTGCGATGAGGTTTGTTGTGAAGATTACAAGGAGTCGAAGTGATGAGTGTTATAGGCGCAACCGCTAAGGTGACCCAAGCTGTTTTGATCTCTCTTTTATTAGTAGGATGTCGCAGCTATATTTCTTCGCCGGAGAACGTCAAAAGTGACTATTTGTCTAAGCACCCTCCGCCCAAAGTCCCGGCTAAGTTCGTTTTTAGACGCAGCAATGAGATCAGAGACGATTTAGTTTTGGAAAAAGATGACGGCGTTTTTTCCAAACCGTGTAAAATAATTTTGTAGATGGAATGACACTGACTACATTAATTATATTAACAGTAATGTTGGCGGCTCTCGGTGCGGTGCTAGCCTTGAGGGGCGGCATCGGTAAATCCCGTTCGACTACAGCACTCTTTGTGCTCTCGAATGTTTCTATTGCTGGAAGTCTTTTGGTTGCTTCTATCTGGGCAACGGCCCTGTTGATTCCTGAGCCAGTAATGCGTGATTATCAGGATAGGGAGACTGAAGGGCAATTTTACGGCTATTACAATCCATCATGGGGTAGTAACCGTTCTTCGAGCGTGGGACAATATGTGTTCAGAGAAGTCTCTCCGAGCAATAATGCGCTTCCGACTTTGGAGAGCGTTGCTTTTTATCTGTTTATAACAAGCGTTATCCTGTGTGCTGGCGGGCAGTATTTGTGTGTAAGAACAATATTGCGTAAAGAATCCGGTCAAAAAACGGGAGGGTGATGTGCTGTATAATTTTCTCATATTTTTCCCTCCGGCCCTAATGTTCATTATTGCAGGATTTCTGTTGGTTCATGTTTTATGTTCATCCTGCCGAAGCTCTATTGTCATGTTGCAGAGGAGTCTGCTGATCATTCTGTTATTTACTCTGCCGGAAGGGGTTTTTAGAAACTTCGTTCCAAACTATCCGTTATTTAGCCCTGCGCAGCATTATTACCCGATTCCAGGCCATGGAATTAATCTAGTGGAGCATGTTGCCTACCGATCAGGGCTGAGCGCACATGTAGTGTTGATTCTTTTGTTTACACTGGTTTTCTCTGGAATTCTGTTCGCCTGCCTTTCATCAGTGGTTGCAATTAGAGCAGTAAAATATTCCGGCACAGAACAGAAATGCCGTACTCGATGGATTACAATCAGTAAGTTCGTCATCGTGGCGCTACCATGCATTTTCTATTTCAGTAACAACTGTTTAAAGCCTCAGGACTACCAGCAGGTGATAACTCTGAGAACCGGTGCCTCTGAGTCCCTTACGGTAGATAATATAAATCAAGCTGTGGATGAATTGGACCGTATAGTTAGCAGCAAGGCTAAACAGGAAATCCGGGCATGTCCTAATGGATTTTTGTTAACTTATCATAAATGGCTGGCGTTATGGATTTATGAAAACTGGCTGGATGATGATTCCGTGTTACGCCAAAAGTTTCGGGAAGATGGAACGTGGAGAACTGAAGATATGGCATGTGCCGTGTTGAAGGCTTTTCATTCCGAACTGAATAATGAGGCAGAGGGGGAAAGGTGTGGCACAAGTCATTGACTGTTATTTTGGAGAGGTGTGAATAATGAGAAAGTTTATTTTATGGGGATGGCAATAATAATTCTGAGGATCCATGGGATGTTGGAAACGGGGGCGACCTTCATGCCATGACAAGTTCGTGTTCCGGTGCGGGATGGTCTGAAATGCCAGGGGCCTTACCGTTGGTGTATTTACCGCAACAGGCAGATGCCGATGATTGGGATCAACAGGCTCAGGAGATGAGGTGTTGTTGTGAAGATGAGGGTGATTAGTTTAATTTTGTTCTTTTCCGGGGTAACGCAAGTTTTTTCAACGATCCCTGAGGGGGCTGATTGTGGTTCTGTAGTGTCGGGTTTGAAGGTTCATGTTGAAATCTTCAAGGTAACAGAGGAGAAGATCGTTGGATCAGTTGTTTTTGTTAATACCGGCGAGTCTATAATATGGTTTCCAGGGATTCCCTCGGGAACAATACTGCCAGATCAAATAAGTGTTCGGGATGTGTATCCGGTATTGTACATGCATAATAGACAAAAGGAATATGCTTGTGCAGAGATCCCCTTATTGTTCAGTGCAGAGCTTTTTCCTAAAACGTCGATGTCTTATAGTTTTGAAATTGACCGTTCAGGAAGTTTAATTGAAGTGCAAACGGGTATATACGCAAGGATCAAAGCTCCAAAGGTTGATTTCCGGAAATTCGCGCCGCGAAGGTCGACTGGCAAAGTGCTTACACGGATCCAAAGCGAGTCGGTCTTACACATGAAGGTCCCGGAATATGAGAAGATCAACGTGCGAGTTCCTCCAGTAGTTCAATCTCCGGTACATGGTATTCCTCATCAGAGAAAGCAGTCTTGGGAGGAATGGAAGAAGGAACAGAAGAAAACGGGGATAATTCCATAATAAAGATCCATCAGACAGTTACACGCTGGGCTGTTGAATGACGGGAACTTGAGTGAACATGAATAAAGAATGCGAACACATAC
This window harbors:
- a CDS encoding DUF6794 domain-containing protein, which codes for MLYNFLIFFPPALMFIIAGFLLVHVLCSSCRSSIVMLQRSLLIILLFTLPEGVFRNFVPNYPLFSPAQHYYPIPGHGINLVEHVAYRSGLSAHVVLILLFTLVFSGILFACLSSVVAIRAVKYSGTEQKCRTRWITISKFVIVALPCIFYFSNNCLKPQDYQQVITLRTGASESLTVDNINQAVDELDRIVSSKAKQEIRACPNGFLLTYHKWLALWIYENWLDDDSVLRQKFREDGTWRTEDMACAVLKAFHSELNNEAEGERCGTSH